The Drosophila gunungcola strain Sukarami chromosome 3L unlocalized genomic scaffold, Dgunungcola_SK_2 000003F, whole genome shotgun sequence genome contains a region encoding:
- the LOC128258737 gene encoding arginine kinase 1 isoform X4, whose amino-acid sequence MVDAAVLAKLEEGYAKLAASDSKSLLKKYLTKEVFDNLKNKVTPTFKSTLLDVIQSGLENHDSGVGIYAPDAESYTVFADLFDPIIEDYHGGFKKTDKHPASNFGDVATFGNVDPTNEYVISTRVRCGRSMQGYPFNPCLTEEQYKEMEGKVSSTLSGLEGELKGKFYPLTGMEKAVQQQLIDDHFLFKEGDRFLQAANACRFWPSGRGIYHNDAKTFLVWCNEEDHLRIISMQQGGDLGQIYKRLVTAVNEIEKRVPFSHDDRLGFLTFCPTNLGTTIRASVHIKVPKLASNKAKLEEVAAKYNLQVRGTRGEHTEAEGGVYDISNKRRMGLTEFDAVKEMYDGITELIKLEKSL is encoded by the coding sequence ATGGTTGATGCCGCTGTTCTCGCTAAACTGGAGGAGGGTTATGCCAAGCTGGCTGCCTCCGACTCCAAGTCGCTGTTGAAGAAGTACCTGACCAAGGAGGTCTTCGACAACCTAAAGAACAAGGTCACGCCCACCTTCAAGTCGACCCTGCTGGATGTGATCCAGTCCGGCCTGGAGAACCACGACTCCGGCGTGGGCATCTACGCCCCCGATGCCGAGTCGTACACAGTGTTCGCCGACCTGTTCGACCCCATCATCGAGGACTACCATGGTGGCTTCAAGAAGACCGACAAGCACCCCGCCTCCAACTTCGGCGATGTGGCCACCTTCGGCAACGTTGACCCCACCAACGAGTACGTGATCTCCACTCGCGTGCGCTGCGGCCGCTCCATGCAGGGCTACCCCTTCAACCCCTGCCTGACCGAGGAGCAGTACAAGGAGATGGAGGGCAAGGTGAGCAGCACCCTGTCCGGACTGGAGGGCGAGCTGAAGGGCAAGTTCTACCCCCTGACCGGCATGGAGAAGGCCGTCCAGCAGCAGCTGATCGACGACCACTTCCTGTTCAAGGAGGGTGATCGCTTCCTGCAGGCCGCCAACGCCTgccgcttctggcccagcggCCGTGGCATCTACCACAACGATGCCAAGACCTTCCTGGTCTGGTGCAACGAGGAGGACCATCTCCGCATCATCTCCATGCAGCAGGGCGGTGATCTGGGCCAGATCTACAAGCGTCTGGTGACCGCCGTCAACGAGATCGAGAAGCGTGTGCCCTTCAGCCACGACGACCGTCTCGGCTTCCTGACCTTCTGCCCCACCAACCTGGGCACCACCATCCGTGCCTCCGTGCACATCAAGGTGCCCAAGCTGGCCTCCAACAAGGCCAAGCTGGAGGAGGTTGCCGCCAAGTACAACCTGCAGGTGCGCGGCACCCGCGGCGAGCACACCGAGGCCGAGGGCGGTGTCTACGACATCTCTAACAAGCGTCGCATGGGTCTGACCGAGTTCGATGCCGTCAAGGAGATGTACGATGGCATCACCGAGCTGATCAAGCTCGAGAAGAGCCTGTAA
- the LOC128258737 gene encoding arginine kinase 1 isoform X3, whose amino-acid sequence MFALWYLTFAVDEIRKQDTMVDAAVLAKLEEGYAKLAASDSKSLLKKYLTKEVFDNLKNKVTPTFKSTLLDVIQSGLENHDSGVGIYAPDAESYTVFADLFDPIIEDYHGGFKKTDKHPASNFGDVATFGNVDPTNEYVISTRVRCGRSMQGYPFNPCLTEEQYKEMEGKVSSTLSGLEGELKGKFYPLTGMEKAVQQQLIDDHFLFKEGDRFLQAANACRFWPSGRGIYHNDAKTFLVWCNEEDHLRIISMQQGGDLGQIYKRLVTAVNEIEKRVPFSHDDRLGFLTFCPTNLGTTIRASVHIKVPKLASNKAKLEEVAAKYNLQVRGTRGEHTEAEGGVYDISNKRRMGLTEFDAVKEMYDGITELIKLEKSL is encoded by the coding sequence CAAACAAGACACCATGGTTGATGCCGCTGTTCTCGCTAAACTGGAGGAGGGTTATGCCAAGCTGGCTGCCTCCGACTCCAAGTCGCTGTTGAAGAAGTACCTGACCAAGGAGGTCTTCGACAACCTAAAGAACAAGGTCACGCCCACCTTCAAGTCGACCCTGCTGGATGTGATCCAGTCCGGCCTGGAGAACCACGACTCCGGCGTGGGCATCTACGCCCCCGATGCCGAGTCGTACACAGTGTTCGCCGACCTGTTCGACCCCATCATCGAGGACTACCATGGTGGCTTCAAGAAGACCGACAAGCACCCCGCCTCCAACTTCGGCGATGTGGCCACCTTCGGCAACGTTGACCCCACCAACGAGTACGTGATCTCCACTCGCGTGCGCTGCGGCCGCTCCATGCAGGGCTACCCCTTCAACCCCTGCCTGACCGAGGAGCAGTACAAGGAGATGGAGGGCAAGGTGAGCAGCACCCTGTCCGGACTGGAGGGCGAGCTGAAGGGCAAGTTCTACCCCCTGACCGGCATGGAGAAGGCCGTCCAGCAGCAGCTGATCGACGACCACTTCCTGTTCAAGGAGGGTGATCGCTTCCTGCAGGCCGCCAACGCCTgccgcttctggcccagcggCCGTGGCATCTACCACAACGATGCCAAGACCTTCCTGGTCTGGTGCAACGAGGAGGACCATCTCCGCATCATCTCCATGCAGCAGGGCGGTGATCTGGGCCAGATCTACAAGCGTCTGGTGACCGCCGTCAACGAGATCGAGAAGCGTGTGCCCTTCAGCCACGACGACCGTCTCGGCTTCCTGACCTTCTGCCCCACCAACCTGGGCACCACCATCCGTGCCTCCGTGCACATCAAGGTGCCCAAGCTGGCCTCCAACAAGGCCAAGCTGGAGGAGGTTGCCGCCAAGTACAACCTGCAGGTGCGCGGCACCCGCGGCGAGCACACCGAGGCCGAGGGCGGTGTCTACGACATCTCTAACAAGCGTCGCATGGGTCTGACCGAGTTCGATGCCGTCAAGGAGATGTACGATGGCATCACCGAGCTGATCAAGCTCGAGAAGAGCCTGTAA
- the LOC128258740 gene encoding arginine kinase 1: MLLQTQSRLKLGILNRWTHLAINRYASKSGAKIDKDLLKDMEESYKKLVDSKSKSLLKKHLTKKIFDKLKTKTTPTFNSTLMHCISSGLCNHDSGVGLYAPDAEAYKVFADLFDPVIEEYHKGFKKTDKQPKPCFGQGKDFENLDPDGNFIVSTRVRCGRAVKGFPFNPCLRERDYLELESKLCKALMTLTCEHKGIYMPLTGMDEAVQKQLIDDHFLFKQGDRFLAAAGASRFWPTGRGIFLNEPKDFMVWCNEEDHIRIIAMEKGGDLGRVYNRMVAGVEALGKEIEFSRDERLGYLTFCPTNLGTSIRASVHIKLPNLMDQPEELQKLAKEYRLQIRGTSGEHSEAEDGVHDISNQRRIGLTEYEIIKEMHDGIKGLIEAECKAKAA, encoded by the coding sequence GTGGACACATCTAGCAATCAATCGCTATGCTAGCAAAAGTGGTGCTAAGATCGACAAGGATTTGCTGAAGGACATGGAAGAGAGCTACAAGAAGCTGGTCGATTCCAAGTCCAAGTCGCTGCTGAAAAAGCATCTCACCAAGAAGATCTTCGACAAGCTGAAGACCAAGACGACGCCGACGTTCAACTCCACGCTGATGCACTGCATCAGTTCGGGACTGTGCAACCATGACTCCGGCGTGGGTCTCTATGCTCCGGATGCAGAGGCATACAAGGTGTTCGCCGATCTTTTCGATCCCGTCATCGAGGAGTACCACAAAGGCTTCAAGAAGACGGACAAGCAGCCCAAGCCCTGTTTCGGTCAGGGCAAGGACTTTGAAAACCTGGATCCCGACGGCAACTTCATCGTATCGACGCGGGTCCGTTGCGGAAGAGCCGTCAAAGGATTCCCCTTCAATCCCTGCCTGAGGGAACGTGATTACCTGGAGCTAGAGAGCAAACTTTGCAAGGCACTAATGACGCTCACCTGCGAACACAAGGGCATCTACATGCCACTCACCGGAATGGACGAGGCTGTTCAGAAGCAGCTCATCGACGACCACTTTCTGTTCAAGCAGGGCGATCGGTTTCTGGCGGCCGCAGGAGCCTCTCGCTTTTGGCCAACCGGCAGGGGCATCTTCCTGAACGAGCCCAAGGACTTCATGGTCTGGTGCAACGAGGAGGACCACATTCGCATCATCGCGATGGAGAAGGGTGGCGATCTGGGCAGGGTCTACAATCGCATGGTTGCCGGCGTGGAGGCCCTGGGCAAGGAGATCGAGTTCAGCAGGGACGAACGGCTTGGCTATCTGACCTTCTGTCCCACCAACCTGGGCACTTCCATTCGCGCCTCGGTGCACATTAAGCTGCCCAATCTCATGGACCAGCCGGAGGAGTTGCAGAAGCTGGCCAAGGAGTACCGTCTCCAGATCCGCGGCACTTCGGGCGAGCACTCGGAGGCCGAGGACGGGGTGCACGACATATCCAACCAGCGAAGGATTGGACTCACCGAGTACGAGATCATCAAGGAAATGCATGACGGGATTAAGGGCCTCATTGAAGCCGAATGCAAGGCAAAGGCAGCTTAG
- the LOC128258737 gene encoding arginine kinase 1 isoform X2, with protein sequence MGLCASKDKKEKVIEGEVANGEPNGTATSAAAGGDGKQDTMVDAAVLAKLEEGYAKLAASDSKSLLKKYLTKEVFDNLKNKVTPTFKSTLLDVIQSGLENHDSGVGIYAPDAESYTVFADLFDPIIEDYHGGFKKTDKHPASNFGDVATFGNVDPTNEYVISTRVRCGRSMQGYPFNPCLTEEQYKEMEGKVSSTLSGLEGELKGKFYPLTGMEKAVQQQLIDDHFLFKEGDRFLQAANACRFWPSGRGIYHNDAKTFLVWCNEEDHLRIISMQQGGDLGQIYKRLVTAVNEIEKRVPFSHDDRLGFLTFCPTNLGTTIRASVHIKVPKLASNKAKLEEVAAKYNLQVRGTRGEHTEAEGGVYDISNKRRMGLTEFDAVKEMYDGITELIKLEKSL encoded by the coding sequence CAAACAAGACACCATGGTTGATGCCGCTGTTCTCGCTAAACTGGAGGAGGGTTATGCCAAGCTGGCTGCCTCCGACTCCAAGTCGCTGTTGAAGAAGTACCTGACCAAGGAGGTCTTCGACAACCTAAAGAACAAGGTCACGCCCACCTTCAAGTCGACCCTGCTGGATGTGATCCAGTCCGGCCTGGAGAACCACGACTCCGGCGTGGGCATCTACGCCCCCGATGCCGAGTCGTACACAGTGTTCGCCGACCTGTTCGACCCCATCATCGAGGACTACCATGGTGGCTTCAAGAAGACCGACAAGCACCCCGCCTCCAACTTCGGCGATGTGGCCACCTTCGGCAACGTTGACCCCACCAACGAGTACGTGATCTCCACTCGCGTGCGCTGCGGCCGCTCCATGCAGGGCTACCCCTTCAACCCCTGCCTGACCGAGGAGCAGTACAAGGAGATGGAGGGCAAGGTGAGCAGCACCCTGTCCGGACTGGAGGGCGAGCTGAAGGGCAAGTTCTACCCCCTGACCGGCATGGAGAAGGCCGTCCAGCAGCAGCTGATCGACGACCACTTCCTGTTCAAGGAGGGTGATCGCTTCCTGCAGGCCGCCAACGCCTgccgcttctggcccagcggCCGTGGCATCTACCACAACGATGCCAAGACCTTCCTGGTCTGGTGCAACGAGGAGGACCATCTCCGCATCATCTCCATGCAGCAGGGCGGTGATCTGGGCCAGATCTACAAGCGTCTGGTGACCGCCGTCAACGAGATCGAGAAGCGTGTGCCCTTCAGCCACGACGACCGTCTCGGCTTCCTGACCTTCTGCCCCACCAACCTGGGCACCACCATCCGTGCCTCCGTGCACATCAAGGTGCCCAAGCTGGCCTCCAACAAGGCCAAGCTGGAGGAGGTTGCCGCCAAGTACAACCTGCAGGTGCGCGGCACCCGCGGCGAGCACACCGAGGCCGAGGGCGGTGTCTACGACATCTCTAACAAGCGTCGCATGGGTCTGACCGAGTTCGATGCCGTCAAGGAGATGTACGATGGCATCACCGAGCTGATCAAGCTCGAGAAGAGCCTGTAA